Proteins from one Streptomyces sp. NBC_00289 genomic window:
- a CDS encoding PadR family transcriptional regulator has product MSTRHILLGLLASGPSHGYDLKRRHDQRFPQARPLAYGQVYTTLQRLVRDDLAEIDGTDADGGPERTRYRCTTDGTRELARWAGEIAPPAPFVTNEIFAKVVVSILTGGDAEAYLKAQRTAHMERMRQLTAVKTATGVDLSTVLSADYALNHLDADLRWMTTTAARLTTLTAEVDTA; this is encoded by the coding sequence ATGAGCACCCGCCACATCCTGCTGGGGCTGCTCGCCTCGGGGCCGAGCCATGGCTACGACCTGAAGCGACGCCACGACCAACGCTTCCCGCAGGCCCGCCCGCTGGCCTACGGGCAGGTCTACACGACCCTCCAGCGCCTGGTCCGCGACGACCTCGCGGAGATCGACGGCACCGACGCCGACGGCGGGCCCGAGCGGACGAGGTACCGCTGCACGACCGACGGGACCCGTGAACTGGCCCGGTGGGCCGGGGAGATCGCCCCGCCCGCGCCCTTCGTGACGAACGAGATCTTCGCCAAGGTCGTCGTCTCCATCCTCACCGGCGGCGACGCGGAGGCCTACCTGAAAGCCCAGCGCACCGCCCACATGGAGCGGATGCGACAGCTCACGGCGGTCAAGACCGCCACCGGCGTGGACCTGTCGACCGTGCTCTCGGCGGACTACGCCCTCAACCACCTCGACGCCGACCTCCGCTGGATGACCACCACGGCGGCCCGGCTCACCACCCTGACCGCGGAGGTCGACACAGCATGA